GGCACATTGCGGGACTGGGAGGAGCTGCTCGCCGGACTGCATGAACGCGGCATCAAGCTGATGATGGACCTCGTCATTAACCATTCCTCGGACGAGCATGCCTGGTTCGTAGAATCCCGTTCCTCCAAGGATAATCCCTACCGCGATTATTACATCTGGCGTCCGGGCGGACCAGATGGCGCGCTGCCGAACAACTGGAGCTCCATCTTCAGCGGCCCGGCCTGGGAGCAGGATGAGACTACCGGCGAATATTATCTCCACCTGTTCTCGCGCAAGCAGCCGGATCTGAACTGGGAGAACCCTCGGCTGCGGGAGGCGCTCTACAAGATGATGGCCTTCTGGCTCGACAAGGGTGTGGACGGGCTGCGGATGGATGTCATTAACCTAATTTCCAAGGTGGAAGGCCTGCCTTCCGTCCAGCATGAGGACCTGGCCCCGGGCGAACTTGCCGGCGGCGGCGAATACTATATGAATGGACCCAGGGTTCATGAGTATCTGCAGGAGATGAACCGTGAAGTTCTCTCCAAATACGACGTAATGACCGTCGGGGAGACGCCGGGAGCCACCGTAGAGGATGCCATTCTCTATACAGACGAAGACCGCCATGAGCTGCAAATGGTGTTCCAGTTCGAGCATATGGACGTAGATTCCGGCCCGGGCGGCAAATGGAATGTGGTGCCGTGGACGCTGAAGGGGCTGCGGGATATTTTGCATAAATGGCAGGTGGGTCTGGCAGACAAGGGCTGGAACAGTCTATATCTCAACAACCATGATCAGCCGCGGATGGTCTCACGGTTCGGAGATGACGGCAAGTACCGCGTACAATCGGCCAAAATGCTGGCTACCCTGCTGCACACGCTCAAAGGCACGCCTTACATCTATCAGGGCGAGGAAATTGGCATGACCAATGTGAAGTTCCCCGCGCTGGAGGATTATAAGGATATCGAAATTCTCAATATGTACCGGGAAAAGGTGACCGAAGGCGGCGCAGACCACGACACCATTCTCCAGGCGATACATTCCAAAGGCCGCGACAATGCCCGCACCCCGATGCAGTGGAATGCCTCAAGCAACGCCGGCTTCACCACCGGAACCCCGTGGCTGAAGCTCAATCCGCGCTACACCGAGATTAATGTGGAGCAGGCGC
The sequence above is a segment of the Paenibacillus sp. FSL R7-0204 genome. Coding sequences within it:
- a CDS encoding glycoside hydrolase family 13 protein, translating into MKRTFWKEAVVYQIYPRSFQDSNGDGIGDLQGILSRLDYLQQLGVTVVWLSPVYKSPNDDNGYDISDYEDIMDEFGTLRDWEELLAGLHERGIKLMMDLVINHSSDEHAWFVESRSSKDNPYRDYYIWRPGGPDGALPNNWSSIFSGPAWEQDETTGEYYLHLFSRKQPDLNWENPRLREALYKMMAFWLDKGVDGLRMDVINLISKVEGLPSVQHEDLAPGELAGGGEYYMNGPRVHEYLQEMNREVLSKYDVMTVGETPGATVEDAILYTDEDRHELQMVFQFEHMDVDSGPGGKWNVVPWTLKGLRDILHKWQVGLADKGWNSLYLNNHDQPRMVSRFGDDGKYRVQSAKMLATLLHTLKGTPYIYQGEEIGMTNVKFPALEDYKDIEILNMYREKVTEGGADHDTILQAIHSKGRDNARTPMQWNASSNAGFTTGTPWLKLNPRYTEINVEQALADPDSVFYYYQELIRLRKQHPIMVYGEYELLLPEHEYIYAYTRTLDDEKWLILLNFGDTPQTVELTDELNAVTGTIISNYPEEPAAMDRSTLRPYEARVCRIG